A single Defluviitalea saccharophila DNA region contains:
- a CDS encoding TatD family hydrolase, whose translation MYFESHAHYDDEAYNEDRDELLLSLKNCGVDYVIQNAASISSSKEGIELAKKYDFIYCTIGVHPHDAEELDEEKFKELKSLSTEKKVVAIGEIGLDYYYDNSPRDLQKYWFERQMEWSKEVSLPIVVHSRDASQDTFDLIEKVNPIGGVIHCYSGSVEMAKEYVKKGFYIGVGGTVTFKNAKKVIEVVNEIPLSSILIETDAPYLSPVPLRGKRNDSRNLKYIVEKIAEIKGISPEEVARITMENGKKLFKI comes from the coding sequence CTCCTTTTAAGCTTAAAAAACTGCGGTGTTGACTATGTTATTCAAAATGCCGCAAGTATCTCTTCTTCTAAAGAGGGGATAGAGCTTGCAAAAAAATATGATTTTATATACTGTACCATAGGTGTTCATCCCCATGACGCAGAAGAATTAGATGAAGAGAAGTTTAAGGAATTAAAGAGTCTTTCCACAGAAAAAAAGGTAGTAGCCATCGGGGAAATAGGCCTTGACTATTATTACGATAATTCCCCAAGAGATTTGCAAAAGTATTGGTTTGAGAGGCAAATGGAATGGTCAAAGGAAGTCAGTTTGCCGATAGTCGTTCACAGCAGAGATGCAAGTCAGGATACTTTTGATTTAATTGAAAAAGTAAATCCTATAGGGGGAGTGATTCACTGCTACTCCGGCAGTGTCGAAATGGCAAAGGAATATGTTAAAAAAGGTTTCTATATAGGAGTGGGAGGAACAGTTACATTCAAAAATGCGAAAAAGGTTATAGAAGTAGTCAATGAAATTCCTCTGTCTTCTATTTTGATTGAAACCGATGCCCCTTATTTAAGTCCTGTTCCCCTTAGAGGAAAAAGGAATGACTCTAGAAATCTAAAGTATATCGTAGAAAAAATAGCAGAGATTAAAGGCATTTCTCCCGAAGAAGTTGCCAGGATCACTATGGAAAACGGAAAGAAATTGTTTAAAATTTGA